Within Tissierellales bacterium, the genomic segment ACCATCTGCAACCTTTGCAAATGTATCTAAACTTCTTAAAGATATAACCCTATCGTCAATCTCTGCTTCTTTCAACATTTTAAGTCCTTCTGCAGTAGCTTCTTGAACTTTTAATATAGCTTTTGCTTGGCCTTCTGCCCTTTTAATAGCTGCTTCCATTGCAGCCTCTGCTTCAAGAATTAAAGCTTCTTTTTCTGCTTGTGCATTTAATATAGCTGAGTCCTTATTTCCCTCTGCTATTAATACTGCTGATTTCTTTTCTCCTTCTGCTTTCAATATTTTTTCTCTTCTTTCTCTTTCAGCTTTCATTTGCTTTTCCATTGCATCTTGAATTTCAGCAGGAGGTATAATGTTTTTAAGCTCTACCCTACTAATTCTAATTCCCCATGGATCAGTAGCTTCATCTAAGACAGATCTTAATTCTGTATTAATTACATCTCTTGAAGTTAATGTTTCATCTAATTCTAAATCTCCTATTATATTTCTTAATGTTGTAGCAGTTAAATTTTCTATAGCCATTAATGGATTATTTACCCCATAAGTATATAGCTTAGGATCCGTAATATTAAAATATACTACTGTATCAATTTGCATTGTTACATTGTCTTTTGTAATAACTGGTTGTGG encodes:
- a CDS encoding SPFH domain-containing protein; this encodes MVGLIIFAIIIAIILSNVRIVPQATAFVVERLGAYKDTWEVGLHVKTPFLDRIAAKVSLKEQVVDFPPQPVITKDNVTMQIDTVVYFNITDPKLYTYGVNNPLMAIENLTATTLRNIIGDLELDETLTSRDVINTELRSVLDEATDPWGIRISRVELKNIIPPAEIQDAMEKQMKAERERREKILKAEGEKKSAVLIAEGNKDSAILNAQAEKEALILEAEAAMEAAIKRAEGQAKAILKVQEATAEGLKMLKEAEIDDRVISLRSLDTFAKVADGKATKIIIPSEIQDMAGLVTSIKEIGAEEENIIE